Genomic window (Allostreptomyces psammosilenae):
GCGTGCTCCTTGCGGCCGTACGCGTACAGCAGCAGCTCCGGCGGCTCACCGGTCACCGTCACCACCGGGGCGCCCTTGCGGCCCACCACCACCTGGCCGTTCGGCCGCCTGAGCACCAGCCCCACCGGCGTCTTGCGCACCAGCACCCGGCCCATCCGCTCCAGGCGCCGCCACAGCACCTCGGTCAGCTCCGGATCGACCTCGCGGCCGGCCCACTCCGGCTGCGCCCGCCGCACGTCCTCGCCGTGCACGTAGAACTCCACGACGTTCGCCGCCTCGTCCACCTGCGAGATCGCGAACGGCGACCCCTTCGGCGGGCCCTCCCGGAACAACCGCACCAGCTCGGCGTAGGGCTTCGCCGCGTACTCCGCCTGCACCCGCTCCAGGCGGCCCGCCAGCAGCCCGATCACGGAGCCGGCGATGGCGTCCGGCCGCCGCTCCCGGACCACCAGGTGCACCAGCAGGTCCCGGGTGTTCCAGCCGGCGCACAGGGTGCTCGCGTCCGGCCCGACTCCGTCCAGCAGATCGGCGAGCAGAAGACGCTCGCGCTGCGCGTGGTTCGACATGACGTCAGCCTACGACCGCCGGCGCACGCGCCGGGGGCCCACCGCTTCCCCTCCAGGGATAAATCGGGGAATGCCCGGTGGGGGCGTGCGCTTGGATGTGAGGGAGGGGGCCCGTCGGGCACCCTCCCGTTCGGCTGCCCGCGCAACGCCCGGGCGCCCACGCCCCGTCCGCGCACACCCACCATGGAGGACCCCTTGACCGCGCCCGGTCCCGATCCCGCCCCCGGCACCCGAGGAGCCCTGAGCACCCCGGCCACGCCCGGCGCCGCCGCGACCCCCGGCACCTCCGACGCCCCGAGCGCCCCACGAAGTCCCGGGGAACCAGCGGCGACGACCGGGCCGACCGCGCCGCCCGAGCCGACCGGCGCGCCTGCCGCCACCGGCCCGGCCGCGGCGGCCGCCGCGGCCGCGGAGCGCCGCGGGGTGTTCCTGCGCGGCATGCGCCTGATCGGCAGCGTCATCCGCGACGACCCGCGCACCTTCGCCCTCGCCGCCACCGGCGGCGCCGTCTACGGCGCGATGACCGTCGGCGTCTCCGAGGCCGTCGGCTGGGCCACCGACACCACCGTCATCCCCGCCTTCGAGTCCGGGCGCACCACCGCGGGCGTGCTCACCGCCGCCTTCCTGGTGGTCGCCGGCGCCGCGCTGGTCCGGGCCGCCGGCATCACCCTGCGCCGGATCTACGGCGGCCTGCTCGCCTACCGCGCCCAGGCCCGCTACCGGCGCCGGCTGATCCGCCGCTACCTCGACGTCTCCCTCGCCTGGCACGCCCGCCACCCCACCGGCCGCCTGCTGTCCGTC
Coding sequences:
- a CDS encoding TIGR03085 family metal-binding protein, translating into MSNHAQRERLLLADLLDGVGPDASTLCAGWNTRDLLVHLVVRERRPDAIAGSVIGLLAGRLERVQAEYAAKPYAELVRLFREGPPKGSPFAISQVDEAANVVEFYVHGEDVRRAQPEWAGREVDPELTEVLWRRLERMGRVLVRKTPVGLVLRRPNGQVVVGRKGAPVVTVTGEPPELLLYAYGRKEHAHVQLDGPPEALERVRTAKLGM